One window of the Pseudomonas lurida genome contains the following:
- a CDS encoding choline sulfate utilization transcriptional regulator, with translation MYEALGDLSLDLLRAFEAAARHRSFTAAAMELGTTQPAISQQIKRLEEQLAIRLFDRIYRGIELTDAGALLFEHVQGGLQAINAGLSAITQQDQHEVLQVATDFAFAAYWLMPRLHRFHAANPQVDVSLVTSERNHATLRSDIDVAVLFGDGRFKQGDSLWLFNEEVFPVCSPQWLKEQARPLSVQNLHDFPLLHLRQENNSQWFDWSGVFRELGIASAPTPGQLRFDNYTLLIQAAIAGQGVAIGWRHLVDNLLEQNWLCRPISDTVISRFGYYVVQPQRKRRGQLVERFVDWLVAEQASSAQSLTGLALPSIAV, from the coding sequence ATGTATGAAGCCCTCGGTGACCTGTCTCTCGATCTGCTGCGCGCCTTTGAAGCGGCAGCGCGTCATCGCAGCTTTACCGCCGCCGCGATGGAACTGGGCACCACCCAGCCAGCGATCAGCCAGCAGATCAAGCGCCTGGAAGAACAACTGGCGATCCGCCTGTTTGATCGCATCTACCGTGGCATCGAACTGACCGATGCTGGCGCCTTGTTGTTCGAGCATGTGCAAGGCGGTTTGCAGGCCATCAACGCCGGGCTCAGTGCGATCACCCAGCAGGATCAGCACGAAGTGCTGCAAGTGGCCACCGACTTCGCCTTCGCCGCGTATTGGTTGATGCCGCGCCTGCATCGCTTTCATGCGGCCAACCCTCAGGTGGATGTGAGCCTGGTGACCAGCGAGCGCAACCACGCCACCTTGCGCAGCGACATCGACGTGGCCGTACTGTTTGGCGATGGTCGTTTCAAGCAGGGCGACAGCCTGTGGCTATTCAACGAGGAAGTGTTCCCGGTGTGCAGCCCGCAGTGGCTCAAGGAACAGGCCAGGCCGTTGTCTGTACAAAATTTGCACGATTTTCCATTGCTGCACCTTCGCCAGGAGAACAACAGCCAGTGGTTCGACTGGAGCGGCGTGTTTCGCGAACTGGGCATCGCCAGTGCACCGACGCCCGGCCAACTGCGCTTCGACAACTACACGCTGTTGATTCAAGCCGCGATTGCCGGCCAGGGCGTGGCTATCGGCTGGCGCCACTTGGTGGATAACCTGCTGGAACAGAACTGGTTGTGTCGGCCGATCAGCGACACAGTGATCTCGCGTTTCGGCTATTACGTGGTGCAACCCCAACGCAAACGCCGGGGGCAGTTAGTGGAGCGTTTTGTCGACTGGCTGGTCGCCGAGCAGGCCAGTAGTGCGCAGTCCTTGACCGGGCTGGCCCTGCCGTCGATTGCGGTCTAG
- a CDS encoding 2-dehydro-3-deoxy-6-phosphogalactonate aldolase, with protein MLKQALAQNGLIAILRGIRPDEAEAVGQVLYQAGFRVIEVPLNSPDPYTSIRTLRDTLPADCLIGAGTVLLPEQVEQVKAAGGQVIVMPHSDAKVLRAAKAAGLFLSPGVATPTEAFAALAEGADVLKLFPAEQMGPAVIKAWLAVLPAGTLLLPVGGITPDNMQVFIDAGAKGFGLGSGLFKPGMTVDQVASRAQAYVAAWKALS; from the coding sequence ATGCTCAAGCAAGCACTCGCGCAAAACGGTTTGATCGCCATTCTGCGCGGCATTCGCCCGGACGAAGCCGAGGCCGTCGGCCAGGTGCTGTATCAGGCCGGGTTTCGCGTGATCGAAGTCCCGCTGAACTCGCCCGACCCTTACACCAGCATCCGCACCCTGCGCGATACCCTGCCCGCCGATTGCCTGATCGGTGCCGGTACGGTGTTGCTGCCTGAGCAGGTCGAGCAAGTGAAGGCCGCCGGTGGCCAGGTGATCGTGATGCCCCACAGCGATGCCAAGGTGTTGCGTGCCGCCAAAGCCGCGGGTCTGTTCCTGTCGCCGGGTGTGGCGACGCCCACCGAAGCCTTTGCCGCATTGGCCGAAGGCGCCGACGTGTTGAAGCTGTTCCCTGCCGAGCAAATGGGCCCGGCGGTGATCAAGGCGTGGCTGGCGGTATTGCCGGCCGGCACCTTGTTGCTGCCGGTGGGCGGCATTACTCCGGACAACATGCAGGTGTTTATCGACGCTGGCGCCAAAGGCTTCGGGCTGGGCTCCGGGTTGTTCAAGCCGGGCATGACCGTGGATCAGGTAGCGAGCCGCGCCCAGGCTTATGTCGCCGCCTGGAAAGCCCTGAGCTGA
- a CDS encoding anti-virulence regulator CigR family protein, whose translation MKMPKSVIASLGVLVLGASALVQAAPYDQGGPDRGGPQGQHEQRGDDHRGPQDNRRGGPPQDFGPVRQIIHDNHGQFSRGAPPPPNVRLVRGQPLPRGYYGERLDNRALARLPVYPGYEWRRSGPDVVLIAVGTGIVYEILDGVLN comes from the coding sequence ATGAAAATGCCCAAATCCGTGATCGCAAGCCTCGGCGTGCTGGTGCTTGGTGCCAGCGCCCTGGTGCAAGCCGCGCCTTATGACCAAGGCGGCCCTGACCGTGGCGGCCCGCAAGGCCAGCACGAACAACGTGGCGATGACCATCGCGGCCCGCAGGACAACCGTCGCGGCGGCCCACCCCAGGACTTCGGTCCGGTTCGGCAGATCATCCATGACAACCACGGCCAGTTCTCCCGCGGCGCACCACCACCGCCAAATGTGCGCCTGGTGCGCGGCCAGCCACTGCCCCGTGGCTACTACGGCGAACGCCTCGATAACCGCGCCCTGGCGCGCTTGCCGGTATACCCGGGCTATGAATGGCGCCGTTCGGGGCCGGATGTGGTGTTGATTGCCGTCGGCACGGGCATCGTCTACGAGATCCTCGACGGCGTCCTCAACTGA
- the betC gene encoding choline-sulfatase codes for MKRKNILFIMADQMAAPLLPFYGSSPIKLPNLSRLAAQGVVFDAAYCNSPLCAPSRFTLVSGQLPSKIGAYDNAADFPADVPTYAHYLRRLGYRTALSGKMHFCGPDQLHGYEERLTSDIYPADYGWAVNWDEPDVRPTWYHNMSSVLQAGPCVRTNQLDFDEEVVFKAQQYLFDHIREDGDQPFCLTVSMTHPHDPYTIPKPFWDLYDDADIPLPTTPAQADLDPHSQRLLKVYDLWDKPLPVDKIRDARRAYFGACSYIDSNVGKLLQTLEDTGLADDTIIVFSGDHGDMLGERGLWYKMHWFEMAARVPLLVSAPGQFAAGRVSKAVSTADLLPTLVELAGGELDPRLPLDGRSLVPHLQGQGGHDEVFGEYMAEGTISPLMMIRRGAYKFIYSEDDPCLLFDVHNDPREQEELSQSPQHQALFAAFLDEARAKWDIPAIHQQVLASQRRRRLVFEALTQGKLKSWDHQPLVDASQQYMRNHIDLDDLERKARYPQPCQHP; via the coding sequence ATGAAGCGCAAGAACATTCTTTTCATCATGGCCGATCAAATGGCCGCACCGTTGCTTCCGTTCTACGGTTCTTCGCCGATCAAACTGCCAAACCTGAGCCGTCTGGCTGCACAAGGCGTGGTGTTCGACGCCGCCTATTGCAACAGCCCGCTGTGCGCACCGTCGCGCTTCACCCTGGTGAGCGGGCAACTGCCGAGCAAAATCGGCGCCTATGACAACGCGGCGGATTTCCCTGCCGACGTGCCGACTTACGCCCACTACCTGCGCCGCCTCGGCTACCGCACGGCGCTGTCGGGCAAGATGCATTTCTGCGGCCCCGACCAATTGCACGGTTACGAAGAGCGCCTGACCAGCGACATCTACCCCGCCGACTATGGCTGGGCGGTGAACTGGGACGAGCCAGACGTGCGCCCCACTTGGTACCACAACATGTCGTCGGTGCTGCAGGCCGGGCCATGCGTGCGCACCAACCAGCTGGATTTCGATGAAGAGGTGGTGTTCAAGGCCCAGCAATACCTGTTCGACCATATCCGCGAAGACGGCGACCAGCCATTCTGCCTGACCGTGTCGATGACGCACCCGCACGATCCGTACACCATTCCCAAGCCGTTCTGGGACCTGTACGACGACGCCGACATTCCATTGCCTACCACGCCGGCCCAAGCCGATCTCGACCCGCACTCCCAGCGCCTGCTCAAGGTCTACGACTTGTGGGACAAGCCGCTGCCTGTGGATAAGATCCGCGATGCACGCCGCGCCTATTTCGGCGCATGCAGCTACATCGACAGCAATGTCGGCAAGCTGCTGCAGACCCTGGAAGACACAGGCCTGGCCGATGACACCATCATTGTCTTCTCCGGCGATCACGGCGACATGCTCGGCGAGCGGGGCCTCTGGTACAAGATGCATTGGTTTGAAATGGCCGCCCGCGTGCCGCTGCTGGTCAGTGCGCCAGGGCAGTTCGCGGCGGGCCGCGTCAGCAAAGCGGTGTCCACCGCCGACCTGTTGCCAACCCTGGTGGAACTGGCCGGCGGCGAGTTGGACCCGCGACTGCCACTGGATGGCCGCTCACTGGTGCCGCACTTGCAGGGGCAGGGCGGGCACGACGAAGTGTTTGGCGAATACATGGCCGAAGGCACCATCAGCCCGCTGATGATGATTCGCCGTGGCGCCTACAAATTCATCTACAGCGAAGACGACCCTTGTCTACTGTTCGATGTACACAACGACCCTCGGGAGCAGGAAGAACTCAGCCAGTCGCCGCAGCATCAGGCGCTGTTTGCAGCTTTCCTGGACGAGGCGCGGGCCAAATGGGACATCCCGGCGATCCACCAACAGGTGCTCGCCAGCCAACGTCGCCGTCGCCTGGTGTTTGAAGCACTGACCCAGGGCAAGCTGAAGAGCTGGGATCACCAGCCACTGGTGGACGCCAGTCAGCAATACATGCGCAACCATATCGATCTCGACGACCTGGAGCGCAAGGCACGTTATCCACAACCCTGCCAACACCCATAA
- the dgoD gene encoding galactonate dehydratase, whose amino-acid sequence MKITKLTTFIVPPRWCFLKVETDQGVTGWGEPVVEGRAHTVAAAVEELSDYLIGKDPRNIEDIWTVLYRGGFYRGGAVHMSALAGIDQALWDIKGKALGVSVSDLLGGQVRDKIRVYSWIGGDRPADTARAAKEAVARGFTAVKMNGTEELQFVDSFEKVDLALANVAAVRDAVGPNVGIGVDFHGRVHKPMAKVLMKELDPYKLMFIEEPVLSENYEALKELAPLTSTPIALGERLFSRWDFKRVLSEGYVDIIQPDASHAGGITETRKIANMAEAYDVALALHCPLGPIALAACLQLDAVCYNAFIQEQSLGIHYNESNDLLDYVRDPGVFDYDQGFVKIPNGPGLGIEINEEYVIERAAIGHRWRNPIWRHADGSFAEW is encoded by the coding sequence ATGAAAATCACCAAACTGACGACCTTTATCGTCCCGCCGCGCTGGTGCTTCCTCAAGGTCGAGACCGACCAGGGTGTGACCGGCTGGGGCGAGCCTGTCGTCGAGGGCCGCGCCCACACCGTGGCGGCGGCCGTCGAAGAGCTGTCCGACTACCTGATCGGCAAAGACCCCCGCAATATCGAAGACATCTGGACCGTGCTCTATCGCGGCGGCTTCTACCGGGGCGGTGCCGTGCACATGAGCGCCCTCGCCGGTATCGACCAGGCGCTGTGGGACATCAAGGGCAAGGCCCTGGGTGTGTCGGTCAGTGATCTCTTGGGTGGCCAGGTGCGTGACAAGATTCGTGTGTATTCATGGATCGGCGGCGACCGCCCGGCCGACACCGCCCGCGCCGCCAAAGAGGCCGTGGCCCGTGGCTTCACGGCGGTGAAAATGAACGGCACCGAAGAGCTGCAGTTCGTCGACAGCTTCGAAAAAGTCGACCTGGCCCTGGCCAACGTGGCCGCCGTGCGTGATGCGGTCGGCCCCAACGTCGGCATTGGCGTCGACTTTCATGGCCGCGTGCACAAGCCCATGGCCAAGGTGCTGATGAAGGAACTGGACCCGTACAAGCTGATGTTTATCGAAGAGCCGGTGCTCAGTGAAAACTACGAAGCGCTGAAGGAACTGGCACCGCTGACCAGCACCCCGATTGCCTTGGGCGAACGCCTGTTTTCGCGCTGGGACTTCAAGCGCGTGCTCAGCGAAGGTTACGTCGACATCATCCAACCGGATGCGTCCCACGCCGGTGGCATCACCGAAACCCGCAAAATCGCCAACATGGCCGAAGCCTACGACGTGGCGCTGGCCCTGCACTGCCCGCTGGGCCCGATTGCGTTGGCGGCCTGCCTGCAACTGGACGCGGTCTGCTACAACGCGTTCATCCAGGAGCAAAGCCTGGGCATTCACTATAACGAGAGCAATGACCTGCTCGACTATGTGCGCGACCCGGGCGTGTTCGACTATGACCAAGGCTTTGTGAAGATCCCCAACGGGCCGGGCCTGGGCATCGAGATCAACGAAGAGTACGTGATCGAACGCGCGGCCATCGGCCACCGCTGGCGTAACCCGATCTGGCGGCATGCCGACGGCAGTTTTGCCGAGTGGTAA
- a CDS encoding MFS transporter — translation MHPESFTGQASLVTPTRKRFFIMLLLFITVVINYLDRSNLSIAAPALTSELGIDPVHVGLIFSAFGWTYAAMQIPGGWLVDRVPPRILYTAALLLWSIATVMLGFAASFIALFVLRMAVGALEAPAYPINSRVVTTWFPERERATAIGVYTSGQFVGLAFLTPVLAWLQHAFGWHMVFVATGGVGIVWAIIWYAVYREPKDFKGANAAEIELIRDGGGLVDMQAKTVKAPFSWVDLGIVLSKRKLWGIYLGQFCLNSTLWFFLTWFPTYLVKYRGMDFIKSGLLASLPFLAAFVGVLCSGVFSDWLIRRGASVGFARKLPIIGGLLISTAIIGANYVDSTAWVIAFLALAFFGNGLASITWSLVSTLAPARLLGLTGGVFNFIGNLSAIATPIVIGFLASGDSFAPAITYIAVLALLGALSYVLLVGKVERIELK, via the coding sequence ATGCACCCTGAATCCTTCACCGGGCAGGCTTCTTTAGTCACGCCTACCAGAAAGCGCTTTTTCATCATGCTGCTGTTGTTCATCACGGTGGTGATCAACTACCTCGACCGCAGCAACCTGTCGATCGCCGCGCCGGCGCTGACCAGCGAACTGGGTATCGACCCCGTGCACGTCGGGCTGATTTTCTCCGCGTTCGGCTGGACCTACGCCGCCATGCAAATCCCCGGCGGCTGGCTGGTAGACCGTGTGCCGCCGCGCATCCTCTACACCGCCGCGTTGTTGCTGTGGTCCATCGCCACGGTGATGCTCGGTTTCGCGGCCAGCTTCATCGCGCTGTTCGTGCTGCGCATGGCCGTCGGCGCCCTGGAAGCCCCGGCCTATCCGATCAACAGTCGCGTGGTCACCACTTGGTTTCCCGAGCGCGAGCGCGCCACGGCGATTGGCGTGTACACCTCCGGGCAGTTTGTCGGGCTGGCGTTCCTCACACCGGTTTTGGCTTGGCTGCAACACGCATTTGGCTGGCACATGGTGTTTGTCGCCACAGGCGGCGTGGGCATTGTGTGGGCGATCATCTGGTACGCGGTGTATCGCGAACCCAAGGACTTCAAAGGCGCCAACGCAGCGGAGATCGAGCTCATCCGTGACGGCGGCGGGCTGGTGGATATGCAGGCGAAAACGGTCAAGGCGCCGTTCAGCTGGGTCGACTTGGGCATCGTGTTGAGCAAGCGCAAGCTCTGGGGCATCTACCTGGGGCAGTTCTGCCTGAACTCCACGCTGTGGTTCTTCCTGACGTGGTTCCCGACCTACCTGGTGAAATATCGCGGCATGGACTTCATCAAGTCCGGCCTGCTGGCGTCGTTACCGTTTCTCGCGGCGTTTGTCGGCGTGCTGTGTTCCGGGGTCTTTTCCGACTGGTTGATTCGTCGCGGCGCGTCGGTAGGCTTTGCACGCAAATTGCCGATCATTGGCGGGTTGCTGATCTCCACGGCGATCATCGGCGCCAACTATGTGGACTCGACGGCGTGGGTGATTGCGTTCCTGGCGCTGGCGTTTTTTGGCAATGGCCTGGCGTCCATCACCTGGTCGTTGGTGTCGACCCTGGCGCCGGCGCGGCTGCTGGGGCTGACCGGTGGGGTGTTCAATTTCATCGGCAACCTGTCGGCGATTGCCACGCCAATCGTGATTGGCTTTCTCGCCAGCGGCGATTCGTTTGCGCCGGCAATTACTTATATTGCGGTGCTGGCGTTGCTCGGTGCGCTGTCCTACGTCTTGCTGGTTGGTAAGGTCGAGCGCATCGAACTCAAATAA
- a CDS encoding DOPA 4,5-dioxygenase family protein, whose protein sequence is MQRIKGYHAHIYFDANTIDQARTLCEDAAKLFPLRMGRVHERPVGPHPDWSCQLAFDAEYIGVVLPWLVINRNGLVVFLHPDTGDDLKDHTDYAIWMGAMRELDLSIF, encoded by the coding sequence ATGCAACGTATCAAGGGTTACCACGCCCATATCTACTTCGACGCAAACACGATCGACCAGGCGCGCACCCTGTGCGAAGACGCCGCCAAACTCTTCCCGCTGCGTATGGGGCGCGTGCATGAGCGGCCCGTGGGCCCGCACCCGGACTGGAGCTGCCAACTGGCGTTCGATGCCGAGTACATCGGCGTGGTGCTGCCGTGGTTGGTGATCAATCGGAATGGGTTGGTGGTGTTCCTGCATCCCGATACTGGCGATGACCTCAAGGACCATACCGATTACGCGATCTGGATGGGCGCGATGCGCGAGTTGGATTTGTCTATTTTTTAA
- a CDS encoding 2-dehydro-3-deoxygalactonokinase, producing MQAQLIALDWGTSSLRAYKLGPAGVVLEQRSLAWGIMHLPTEPRDIAGVRCSDGFELAFDAACGDWLDAAPNVPVIACGMVGSAQGWSEAAYRNTPVDVASLGQALHRVRSVRGVDVHIVPGVIERVGLPNVMRGEETQVLGVLQGLGANGLIGLPGSHSKWVEVVEGCITHFDTFMTGELFAVLSKHSILGRTQQPSEQFQADAFDRGVHVALSKDGQRGVLSTLFSARTLGLTAQLAPDQQPDYLSGLLIGHELAGLPGRAKHQPIILVGAAPLCARYQRALTLCGFAHVSLAQEATERGLWQLAVAAKLIQPVTEA from the coding sequence ATGCAGGCGCAATTGATCGCGCTCGATTGGGGTACCAGCTCCCTTCGTGCTTATAAACTCGGCCCCGCAGGCGTGGTGCTGGAACAGCGCTCGCTGGCGTGGGGCATCATGCATTTGCCCACCGAGCCCCGCGATATAGCCGGCGTACGCTGCAGCGATGGCTTCGAGTTGGCGTTCGATGCGGCCTGCGGGGATTGGCTCGACGCCGCGCCCAACGTGCCGGTGATCGCCTGCGGCATGGTTGGCAGCGCCCAGGGCTGGAGCGAAGCGGCCTACCGCAACACTCCGGTCGATGTGGCGAGCCTTGGCCAAGCGCTGCATCGCGTGCGCAGTGTGCGTGGCGTCGACGTGCATATCGTGCCGGGCGTGATCGAGCGGGTTGGCTTGCCCAATGTGATGCGCGGCGAAGAAACCCAAGTATTGGGCGTGCTGCAAGGGTTGGGCGCCAATGGGTTGATCGGCCTGCCCGGCAGCCATTCCAAGTGGGTCGAGGTGGTCGAGGGCTGCATCACCCACTTCGACACCTTCATGACCGGCGAGCTGTTCGCGGTGCTGAGCAAACACAGCATCCTGGGGCGCACCCAGCAACCCAGCGAACAATTCCAGGCTGACGCCTTTGACCGAGGCGTGCACGTGGCGCTCTCCAAAGACGGCCAGCGCGGTGTGCTGTCGACCCTGTTCAGCGCGCGCACCCTTGGACTTACCGCGCAACTCGCCCCCGACCAGCAGCCTGATTACCTCTCGGGTTTGCTCATCGGCCATGAACTCGCCGGTTTGCCCGGCCGCGCAAAACACCAGCCGATCATCCTGGTCGGCGCCGCTCCCCTCTGCGCCCGCTACCAACGCGCCCTCACCCTTTGCGGCTTTGCCCACGTCAGCCTGGCGCAGGAAGCCACCGAGCGTGGCCTGTGGCAATTGGCCGTGGCAGCCAAGCTCATTCAACCTGTAACGGAGGCCTGA